From the genome of Spinacia oleracea cultivar Varoflay chromosome 2, BTI_SOV_V1, whole genome shotgun sequence, one region includes:
- the LOC130467667 gene encoding auxin-responsive protein SAUR71-like, whose product MKDLIGRIVRKKEQSSSSSSSSSSSATSTPPRYSRLSCYDKMNNNNHQRHETQKTRGYVPIMVGKCEEEEERFMVPLGWMSHPCIVDLLQLSVNEFGYRQQGVLQIPCEPHHFRHCQHADQSFIVSNAAIHQHNNNSNNHINALKSKQASRRFPN is encoded by the exons ATGAAGGATTTGATAGGAAGAATAGTTAGAAAGAAGGAAcaatcttcatcatcatcatcatcatcatcatcatcggcAACGTCGACGCCGCCTCGATACTCGAGACTATCATGCTATGATAAAATGAATAACAATAATCATCAAAGACATGAAACTCAAAAAACTAGAGGATATGTACCTATTATGGTAGGTAAGtgtgaggaagaagaagagagatTTATGGTCCCACTTGGGTGGATGAGTCATCCATGTATTGTTGATTTGCTTCAATTATCAGTCAATGAGTTTGGTTATCGTCAACAAGGTGTTCTTCAAATTCCTTGTGAACCACATCACTTCAGA CATTGCCAGCATGCTGATCAATCGTTCATTGTAAGCAATGCAGCCATACATCagcacaacaacaacagcaacaaccacATCAATGCTCTAAAGTCCAAGCAAGCTTCTAGAAGATTTCCTAACTGA
- the LOC130467668 gene encoding auxin-responsive protein SAUR71-like has product MKNLIRRISRKKDQSSSMSPPRYSRLGCEEMNNNHPRHETRKGCVPVRVGKCEEDEERFMLPLGWMKHPCIVDLLQLSANEFGYHQEGVIHIPCETHHFRLILENISAK; this is encoded by the coding sequence ATGAAAAACTTGATAAGAAGGATAAGTAGGAAGAAGGATCAATCTTCATCGATGTCGCCGCCACGGTATTCAAGGCTAGGTTGTGAGGAAATGAACAACAATCATCCAAGACACGAAACTCGAAAAGGGTgtgtgcctgttagagtaggtaaatgtGAGGAAGACGAAGAGAGATTTATGTTGCCTCTTGGTTGGATGAAGCATCCTTGTATAGTTGATTTGCTTCAATTATCCGCTAATGAATTTGGGTATCATCAAGAAGGTGTTATACATATTCCTTGTGAAACACATCATTTTAGACTTATTTTGGAGAATATTTCTGCCAAATAA